Proteins encoded together in one Sander lucioperca isolate FBNREF2018 chromosome 17, SLUC_FBN_1.2, whole genome shotgun sequence window:
- the LOC116067134 gene encoding gap junction gamma-1 protein-like: MSWDFLTRLLAEISNHSTFVGKIWLTLLIIFRIVLTAVGGESIYSDEQSNFVCNTLQPGCENVCYDAFAPLSHIRFWAFQVIIIASPSIMYLGFAMHKIARMEDNDYRPRGRKRMPIVSRGAEDNEEEEPMTLEEIEAEVTEKPSKKHGGKRCIKRNGLMKVYVFQLLLRAIFEASFLFGQYILYGLEVAPVYVCTLSPCPYKVDCFVSRPTEKTTFLRIMYGVSALCLLFTMLEILHLSISGIRDYFCARLPQPPTPRLPQPPTPCLPQPPTPRLPQPPTPQRPQPPTPRLPQPPTPQRPQPPTPRRPQPPTPHRQPSTPPGYHTALKKDPSGKMGFRDNQGDSGCCEDT; the protein is encoded by the exons ATGAGCTGGGATTTCCTTACGCGCCTGTTGGCCGAGATTTCCAACCATTCAACCTTCGTGGGCAAAATATGGCTGACCCTCCTCATCATCTTTCGAATCGTGCTTACTGCGGTCGGGGGCGAGTCAATCTACTCTGATGAACAGAGTAATTTTGTGTGTAACACGCTGCAACCCGGTTGCGAGAACGTGTGCTACGATGCGTTTGCGCCACTGTCACACATTCGCTTCTGGGCATTTCAGGTGATTATTATCGCCAGCCCCTCCATCATGTACCTTGGCTTTGCTATGCATAAGATTGCCCGCATGGAGGACAATGACTACCGGCCGCGGGGCAGGAAGAGGATGCCGATAGTGAGCCGCGGTGCGGAGGATAATGAGGAGGAGGAACCCATGACCCTGGAAGAGATTGAGGCAGAAGTCACGGAGAAGCCCAGCAAAAAGCACGGCGGAAAACGTTGCATCAAGCGCAATGGCCTGATGAAGGTCTACGTGTTTCAGCTGCTGTTGCGTGCCATCTTTGAGGCCTCGTTCCTGTTCGGACAGTACATCCTTTATGGACTTGAGGTGGCCCCGGTGTACGTATGCACACTCTCCCCTTGCCCATACAAAGTGGATTGCTTCGTCTCGCGCCCAACAGAGAAAACCACCTTCCTGCGCATTATGTATGGCGTCAGCGCCCTGTGTCTGCTCTTCACCATGTTGGAGATCCTTCACCTCAGCATCAGCGGTATCCGGGACTACTTTTGCGCACGCCTGCCTCAGCCTCCCACCCCACGGCTGCCTCAGCCTCCCACCCCATGCCTGCCTCAGCCTCCCACCCCACGGCTGCCTCAGCCTCCCACCCCACAGCGGCCTCAGCCTCCCACCCCACGCCTGCCTCAGCCTCCCACCCCACAGCGGCCTCAGCCTCCCACCCCACGGCGGCCTCAGCCTCCCACCCCCCACCGCCAGCCATCTACACCTCCAGGCTACCACACGGCTCTGAAGAAGGACCCGTCGGGGAAAATGGGCTTCAGGGACAACCAGGGAGACTCGGGCT GCTGCGAAGACACCTGA
- the LOC116067137 gene encoding gastrula zinc finger protein XlCGF7.1-like isoform X2 — protein MQKHKEKEEKKKEGKRNVVSLASGDSEERGSKRNKEETRREGEGPKRHHCQHCDKSFTSSGYLQIQQRVHTVEKPYSCDQCGAAFTRQSNLKRHQRIHTGEKPYSCDLCGKTFSRSDSIENHRHVHTGEKPYSCDQCGAAFALQSTLKIHQRIHTEEKSYSCDLCGKTFSRSDNLEKHRHVHTGEKPYCCDLCGKTFCRSDNLESHRRVHTGEKPYWCEQCGKTSSRSNNLKRHQRLHTSSL, from the exons atgcagaaacacaaggagaaggaggagaaaaagaaggagGGCAAGAGGAACGTTGTCAGTTTGGCCTCGGGAGACTCAGAGGAGCGAGGCAGCAAGAGGAACAAGGAGGAG acacggagagaaggagagggaccCAAACGTCACCACTGTCAGCACTGTGACAAATCCTTCACGTCATCTGGATATTTACAGATTCAGCAGAGAGTTCACACTGtagagaagccgtacagctgtgatcaatgtggggcagctttcacacgacaaagtaacctaaaaagacatcaacgcattcacactggagagaagccgtacagctgtgattTATGTGGTAAAACATTTTCTAGGAGTGATAGCATAGAAAACCACCGAcatgttcacactggagagaagccgtacagctgtgatcaatgtggggcagctttcgcGCTACAGAGTACCCTAAAAATACATCAACGTATTCACACTGAAGAAAAGTCGTACAGCTGTGATTTATGTGGTAAAACCTTTTCTAGGAGTGATAACCTAGAAAAACACCGACATGTTCACACTGGtgagaagccgtactg ctgtgatTTATGTGGTAAAACCTTTTGTAGGAGTGATAACCTAGAAAGCCAccgacgtgttcacactggagagaagccgtactggtgtgaacaatgtgggaaaacttCTTCTCGGAGTAATAACCTTAAAAGACACCAGCGACTTCACACTTCCTCGTTGTGA
- the LOC116067137 gene encoding zinc finger protein 239-like isoform X1, with amino-acid sequence MQKHKEKEEKKKEGKRNVVSLASGDSEERGSKRNKEETRREGEGPKRHHCQHCDKSFTSSGYLQIQQRVHTVEKPYSCDQCGAAFTRQSNLKRHQRIHTGEKPYSCDLCGKTFSRSDSIENHRHVHTGEKPYSCDQCGAAFALQSTLKIHQRIHTEEKSYSCDLCGKTFSRSDNLEKHRHVHTGEKPYWCEQCEKMFSQSGQLKRHQRIHTGDKPYSCDLCGKTFCRSDNLESHRRVHTGEKPYWCEQCGKTSSRSNNLKRHQRLHTSSL; translated from the exons atgcagaaacacaaggagaaggaggagaaaaagaaggagGGCAAGAGGAACGTTGTCAGTTTGGCCTCGGGAGACTCAGAGGAGCGAGGCAGCAAGAGGAACAAGGAGGAG acacggagagaaggagagggaccCAAACGTCACCACTGTCAGCACTGTGACAAATCCTTCACGTCATCTGGATATTTACAGATTCAGCAGAGAGTTCACACTGtagagaagccgtacagctgtgatcaatgtggggcagctttcacacgacaaagtaacctaaaaagacatcaacgcattcacactggagagaagccgtacagctgtgattTATGTGGTAAAACATTTTCTAGGAGTGATAGCATAGAAAACCACCGAcatgttcacactggagagaagccgtacagctgtgatcaatgtggggcagctttcgcGCTACAGAGTACCCTAAAAATACATCAACGTATTCACACTGAAGAAAAGTCGTACAGCTGTGATTTATGTGGTAAAACCTTTTCTAGGAGTGATAACCTAGAAAAACACCGACATGTTCACACTGGtgagaagccgtactggtgtgaacaatgtgagaaaatgttttctcagaGTGGCCAACTTAAAagacatcaacgcattcacactggagataaaccttacagctgtgatTTATGTGGTAAAACCTTTTGTAGGAGTGATAACCTAGAAAGCCAccgacgtgttcacactggagagaagccgtactggtgtgaacaatgtgggaaaacttCTTCTCGGAGTAATAACCTTAAAAGACACCAGCGACTTCACACTTCCTCGTTGTGA